The genomic segment gaaatattttagataaatatatattcttattCTATCATCACTCAAATTggataaaactttataaaatttcataatgaatgaataatgttaaaaggatatcaaataactttattagtaagatgataaattttataatacatgaatatatttattataagtttatcatcattataaaatttagaatatcttttatttcgagtaattatttttaaattaaattttagttatatttataatatgagacaaaagaaaaatagttaaaactatattaaaaaaattgtattacgtcatttttttttttagaatatgaATAAGGATGTTAATGATAGACCTGtagatttaaatatttctgaACCAGAAgattctttatattttgcTAATGAAGGAATTGATGGAAGAAATATACCATGGTTTCAAAGGttggtaaaaattttattttttttttataacaatttaataattttttttttttatagaaatttttttgtttcaaaagaaaaaattttatttggtACGTGGGATGGTGTGTTTCCTACTGTTATGGTTAATATTTTTggaattataatatttcttcgTATGGGATGGATTGTGGTAAggaaaagattaaaaaaaaaaaattgaaattgaaatatataattaatattgtaaaaagggaaacaataattaaaaatttaaaataattattataacaatttaatatatatttttattttagggTACAGCTGGTGTTGCTAACTCATTACTTCTTCTTGTCATCTGTACAACATTATCTTTAATAACAGTTTTCTCGGCAATTGGAATTTGTGAAAGATGCCAAATTAAAAATGGtggtatatattttttagtttctCATGTACTTGGAGGACAAATTGGTGGTGCTATTGGattattatatgtttttggacaggtatttaaattaatttatatatttaaaaataatatactatatatatatatatataattataaataattattaacattttatttttaggcTGTTGGGACATCACTTGTTGCTGTGGGATTTGGGGAAACAACagcttatttttttaattcaacaaatccatatttaattaaatttttttctgttgcagttattgttattttaacaggcaagaaaaaagaaagaaagatttgcttaattataatattttattttagtcaTCAATGCAGCTGGTGTTAGATGGGTCATAAGacttcaaataattttactaatttttctttttattgcTGTTTTTGACTTTATTCTTGGGACAGTTTTTGGTAGTAAAGCAGATGTAGGAATATCATCCCTTAActcaaaaacttttaataataatcgTGAACCATATTATGGTGAATTTAATTGTACTGATATAGGTATTAATCTTCATCTTCCTGGAAatgaatcatttttttctgTATTTGGTGTTTTTTTTGCTAATTTTCTTGGTGTATTAGCTGGTACAAATATGAGTAATGATTTAAGAGAACCAAGACGTAATATTGCTTTAGGGGAACTTTCTGCAATATCAGTATCATCATTTAcatgtttaatatttatattatcactTGGAGCAATAGTTGATAGGCAATTTTTGTTATGTGATTCATTGATAAATGAGAAAGTCTCATTAACAGGAATCATGTTTCTAACAggattatatttatcatctTTAAGTTCAATTGTTGGTTCTTTATTAGGTTCACCAAGAGTATTACAAGGTTTAGCAGCTGAAGATATTATTCCTATTCTCTCACCATTATCTGAAGGGgtaagaatatttaaataaattttaaaataatattatattttaaaggtTGGTGCTAATCAAAATCCAGTTAAAGCAAGTATTGTAATGATGGTTATTTCAGTAATATTTGCTTTACTTGGTTCATTAAATCAATTAGCAATAATGTCAACAATGccatttttaattacatatGCTTTTGTTAACTATTCTTATACATCATTAGCAATGAGTTTTGATTTACAGGAATTAAATAAAGCAGAAAGAGTAAATAATCCTGTATATGgaagtattaaaaatgacaatttaagtaatatttttaaaaatgaaaatgttgAAATTGAAGATATACCAATCAATGGTTATTCAACATTCTCAAATCGTTATGTATCACTTTTTGGAACAATCATAAATATtgcaatattattttttattaatttttggaTGGCTTTAATTCATGTCGcagtatttttattgttacatttttatattggaACAGTATCAAGATGTTCAAATCCTGGTATATCACAATTTTCATTATGTCATCTTTTTAAAACAGTTtttgaaaaagataaaatgaCAAGTGAAGGTCATagtaattttgttataacaAGTACTAGTTTACCATCGCATACATTtcaagaaaatatattaaccGAACAAAACCCTGATTATGgggaaagaaaaaattatcatagtCAAGAAGTGTTAGAAAGATAAGTTTGTcaacaattataaaataattttttactacataatatatcaaaatacattatacttaaatatttttaataaggAAACATTttcgaaaaaaaaaaagtagttttttttttttaaattacatacATATTTGtcatatataaacaaaattatagacatagaaaataatttctaattaaatgaatcaatcattgtaataaaataaaatttattttaattaaaaaaatatatttaaaattttttaaaatgatctttcatttgaaataaataaaagaagatGTGAAAtgtaatagaaaatatttaaatatgtcgttaaagttgaaaaataattaccaCCAAATTTATCCATATATAAGAAACTTTCAAATGTTGTTAATAAAAGAAGTCCTATAACTCTTATAAATATGGAATATTTTGTATCCATTTGATGTGAACCATACTTCCATATTGATGCTGCTACTGAAACTTCTATAGCTAAAATAATCATTGATGTTGAtaagataattattaatattggaagtgttaaaaataaatcgaaaaaacataaatatataaaaattattgaataggttaacataattataaatactGGTGGCCATAATCGTTTTAAACATGTAAAAAAAgagaataaatataataatttggctaataaatgataaaatgaaTTAGTTTCCATATAATTTGGAAATTCATACCATGCATATAATCCCCAtcctaaaaaaataaatttatttattttttcttatttttaagtaaaaaaataataaaacataccACTAGAAAAGAATGATAATGCTGTTAAAAATTTGGCTTTCCATTCcataaatgtaaataatgtCAAAAATGATAATACTATAACGGGTAATGATGAAATGATTGGTGAATCAACTTTAAAACCATCAGTTCcaagatatgataagaatGATGCACcaaaatagatataaataatagaaCTATTGTTTAAACGTggcattattattaaaataaaatt from the Strongyloides ratti genome assembly S_ratti_ED321, chromosome : X genome contains:
- a CDS encoding Solute carrier family 12 member 8; the protein is MNNVKRISNNFIKYLLFRNMNKDVNDRPVDLNISEPEDSLYFANEGIDGRNIPWFQRNFFVSKEKILFGTWDGVFPTVMVNIFGIIIFLRMGWIVGTAGVANSLLLLVICTTLSLITVFSAIGICERCQIKNGGIYFLVSHVLGGQIGGAIGLLYVFGQAVGTSLVAVGFGETTAYFFNSTNPYLIKFFSVAVIVILTVINAAGVRWVIRLQIILLIFLFIAVFDFILGTVFGSKADVGISSLNSKTFNNNREPYYGEFNCTDIGINLHLPGNESFFSVFGVFFANFLGVLAGTNMSNDLREPRRNIALGELSAISVSSFTCLIFILSLGAIVDRQFLLCDSLINEKVSLTGIMFLTGLYLSSLSSIVGSLLGSPRVLQGLAAEDIIPILSPLSEGVGANQNPVKASIVMMVISVIFALLGSLNQLAIMSTMPFLITYAFVNYSYTSLAMSFDLQELNKAERVNNPVYGSIKNDNLSNIFKNENVEIEDIPINGYSTFSNRYVSLFGTIINIAILFFINFWMALIHVAVFLLLHFYIGTVSRCSNPGISQFSLCHLFKTVFEKDKMTSEGHSNFVITSTSLPSHTFQENILTEQNPDYGERKNYHSQEVLER